One Methanocaldococcus villosus KIN24-T80 genomic window carries:
- a CDS encoding helicase HerA-like domain-containing protein — MEIIGYTIGETRVDEITFLAKKTPEVGDYVKIVYDGYELLGMIESTIQGNLALKDIWDVEHLEKIKEFGDEANYIMGKIKILGDINNDLKLPRVPPKPGLAIYKADNSILKRVFANGHIKIGKLITRDDVDIYLDVNKLCSRHLAILAMTGMGKSNTVAVLLKELNKLNATVLVFDVHGEYRNLECYEFKMDKYIISPYVNIYQISEDELCDLADVDPKATKQRAYIKRAIKEIKEENSENDFSDAKDYIKAIIERLEDYRSSEEYKRDEGSLLTAIFRLENFLNFKKKIITLHYNPVNHIREHCINIMPMEELDENDIDIIISYVAKQVLEDRKRIIIEKGRDFAKPIFLIFEEAHLIIPSNRETRAKYYLSRIAREGRKFGVGLCLVSQRPKTLDPETLSQCSNLIISKLIEPHDQKHVQMASESLSEDLMKHLTSLNIGEAIILGPCIKIPALVKIDKFNGEYGGEDLDLVKLWKKEEINDDIDNDAFE, encoded by the coding sequence ATGGAAATTATAGGTTATACTATTGGAGAAACAAGAGTTGATGAAATAACTTTTTTAGCAAAAAAAACTCCTGAAGTAGGGGATTATGTTAAGATAGTTTATGATGGTTATGAGCTTTTAGGGATGATTGAAAGCACAATACAGGGAAATTTAGCTCTAAAAGATATTTGGGATGTTGAACATTTAGAGAAGATTAAAGAGTTTGGAGATGAGGCAAATTACATTATGGGCAAAATAAAGATTTTGGGAGATATTAATAATGATCTAAAACTACCAAGAGTTCCACCAAAACCTGGATTAGCAATATATAAAGCTGATAATTCAATTTTAAAAAGAGTTTTTGCTAATGGACATATAAAAATAGGAAAGCTTATAACAAGGGATGATGTTGATATATATCTAGATGTAAATAAGCTATGTTCAAGACATCTTGCTATTCTTGCCATGACAGGGATGGGTAAATCAAACACTGTGGCTGTTTTACTAAAAGAGCTTAATAAACTAAATGCAACTGTTCTAGTTTTTGATGTTCATGGAGAATATAGAAATTTAGAATGTTATGAATTTAAAATGGATAAATATATTATAAGTCCTTATGTTAATATTTACCAAATTTCAGAAGATGAGCTTTGTGACTTAGCTGATGTAGATCCAAAAGCTACAAAGCAGAGGGCATATATTAAAAGGGCTATAAAGGAAATTAAAGAAGAGAATAGTGAAAATGATTTTTCAGATGCTAAAGATTACATTAAAGCCATAATTGAAAGGTTAGAAGATTATAGAAGTTCAGAAGAGTATAAAAGAGATGAAGGAAGCCTATTAACAGCCATATTCAGGTTAGAAAACTTTTTAAATTTTAAAAAGAAAATAATAACCCTTCATTACAATCCTGTTAATCATATAAGAGAGCACTGTATCAATATAATGCCTATGGAAGAGTTGGATGAGAATGATATTGACATTATTATAAGCTATGTAGCTAAACAAGTTTTAGAGGATAGGAAGAGAATTATTATAGAAAAAGGTAGAGATTTTGCCAAACCAATATTTCTAATATTTGAAGAAGCCCATTTAATAATCCCTAGCAATAGAGAGACAAGAGCTAAATATTACCTTAGTAGAATAGCTAGGGAAGGTAGAAAGTTTGGTGTGGGATTATGCCTTGTTTCCCAACGACCAAAAACATTAGATCCTGAAACATTATCACAATGCTCTAACTTAATAATATCTAAATTAATTGAACCTCATGATCAAAAACATGTTCAAATGGCTTCTGAAAGTTTAAGTGAAGATCTTATGAAACATTTGACAAGTTTAAATATTGGAGAGGCAATAATTCTTGGGCCTTGTATTAAGATTCCTGCACTAGTAAAGATAGATAAGTTTAATGGAGAATATGGAGGAGAAGATTTAGATTTAGTTAAACTTTGGAAAAAGGAAGAGATAAATGATGATATTGATAATGATGCATTTGAATAA
- a CDS encoding 2-amino-3,7-dideoxy-D-threo-hept-6-ulosonate synthase — protein MKLFDNIKNIGKLVRLERIFNRETEKTVIVPMDHGVSNGPIKGLINMKETINNVAEGGANAVLLHKGIVRHGHRGYGKDIGLIIHLSAGTSISPNPLKKVIVTTVEEAIRMGADAVSVHVNVGSEEDWEAYRDLGLIAETCEYWGMPLIAMMYPRGKHIKNERDPELVAHAARLGAELGADIIKTSYTGDVDSFREVVKGCPAPIVVAGGPKTRTDEEFLQMIKDAMEAGAVGVAVGRNIFQHDDVVGITRAVCKIVHENADVDEALKEIRK, from the coding sequence ATGAAGTTGTTTGATAATATAAAGAATATTGGAAAGTTAGTTAGATTGGAGAGGATATTTAATAGAGAAACAGAGAAAACTGTTATTGTTCCTATGGACCATGGAGTCTCAAATGGGCCTATTAAAGGGTTAATTAATATGAAAGAAACAATTAATAATGTTGCTGAAGGAGGGGCTAATGCTGTGCTGTTGCACAAGGGAATTGTTAGACATGGGCATAGGGGATATGGGAAAGATATAGGGTTAATTATCCATTTGTCTGCAGGAACATCAATATCTCCAAATCCACTAAAGAAGGTTATAGTTACAACAGTTGAAGAAGCTATAAGAATGGGTGCTGATGCTGTCTCTGTTCATGTTAATGTTGGTTCTGAAGAAGACTGGGAAGCTTACAGAGATCTTGGTTTAATAGCTGAAACTTGTGAATACTGGGGAATGCCATTAATTGCTATGATGTATCCAAGAGGAAAACATATTAAAAATGAAAGAGATCCTGAATTAGTGGCACATGCTGCAAGACTTGGAGCTGAGTTAGGAGCTGATATAATAAAAACAAGCTACACAGGAGATGTTGACTCATTTAGAGAGGTTGTTAAAGGCTGTCCAGCTCCAATAGTTGTTGCTGGAGGGCCAAAAACTAGAACAGATGAAGAATTTTTACAGATGATAAAAGATGCTATGGAAGCTGGAGCCGTGGGAGTAGCTGTTGGAAGAAATATATTCCAACATGATGATGTTGTTGGTATTACAAGAGCTGTTTGCAAAATTGTCCATGAGAATGCTGATGTAGATGAGGCATTAAAGGAGATTAGAAAATAA
- the proS gene encoding proline--tRNA ligase yields MEFSEWYSDILERAEIFDVRYPIKGCGVYLPYGFKIRKYTFEIIRKLLDERGHDEVLFPLLIPEDLLAKEGEHIKGFEDEVFWVTHGGREKLEKKLALRPTSETAIYYMFKLWIKVHTDMPIKIYQVVNTFRYETKHTRPLIRLREIMTFKEAHTAHSTKEDAEKQVKEAIEIYKEFFDTLGIPYLISKRPSWDKFPGAEYTFAFDTIFPDGRAIQIATVHNLSQNFSKTFDIVFETPDGGKDYAYQTCYGISDRAIASIIAIHGDEKGLCLPPVVAPYQIVIVPLIFKDNKEPLNKAKELKEKLKSYRVYLDDRDIRPGRKFNEWELRGVPLRIEIGPKDIENKKITIFRRDTMEKFQICEDELEKIDEILNDIMENMRKKAIKKFEDFITIMDYDVDRIKETLNNKRGIILIPFDESIYNSELEEKVEARVLGETEYKGKKYIAIAKTY; encoded by the coding sequence ATGGAATTTTCAGAGTGGTATTCAGATATATTAGAGAGAGCTGAAATATTTGATGTAAGATATCCAATAAAGGGTTGTGGGGTTTATTTACCATATGGATTTAAAATTAGAAAATACACATTTGAAATAATAAGAAAATTATTAGATGAAAGAGGGCATGATGAAGTTTTATTCCCTCTATTAATTCCAGAGGATTTGTTAGCTAAAGAAGGAGAACATATAAAAGGATTTGAGGATGAAGTTTTTTGGGTTACACATGGAGGTAGAGAGAAGCTTGAAAAAAAGCTTGCTTTAAGACCTACATCAGAAACTGCTATATATTATATGTTTAAACTTTGGATAAAGGTTCATACAGATATGCCTATAAAGATATATCAGGTTGTCAATACTTTCAGATATGAAACAAAACATACAAGGCCATTGATAAGATTGAGAGAAATAATGACATTTAAAGAAGCACACACAGCACATTCTACAAAAGAGGATGCTGAAAAACAAGTTAAAGAAGCTATAGAAATATATAAAGAGTTCTTTGACACTTTAGGTATACCATATTTAATTTCTAAAAGACCCAGCTGGGACAAGTTTCCTGGGGCAGAATACACTTTTGCATTTGACACAATTTTTCCAGATGGTAGGGCTATTCAAATAGCAACAGTTCATAATCTTTCTCAAAATTTCTCAAAAACTTTTGATATAGTTTTTGAAACTCCTGATGGAGGAAAGGATTATGCTTATCAAACATGTTATGGTATATCAGATAGAGCTATAGCTTCAATAATAGCCATACATGGTGATGAAAAAGGATTATGTCTACCTCCAGTTGTAGCTCCATATCAAATAGTTATTGTTCCTCTAATATTCAAAGATAATAAGGAACCATTAAATAAAGCTAAAGAACTAAAAGAAAAATTAAAAAGTTATAGGGTTTATTTAGATGATAGAGATATTCGACCAGGAAGAAAATTTAATGAGTGGGAACTTAGAGGAGTGCCATTAAGGATAGAAATAGGCCCAAAAGATATTGAAAATAAAAAAATTACTATATTTAGAAGAGATACAATGGAAAAGTTTCAAATTTGTGAAGATGAACTTGAGAAAATTGATGAGATATTAAATGATATTATGGAAAATATGAGAAAGAAAGCTATAAAGAAATTTGAAGATTTTATAACCATTATGGATTATGATGTTGATAGGATAAAAGAAACTCTAAATAATAAGAGAGGGATAATTTTAATACCATTTGATGAAAGTATATATAATAGTGAGCTAGAGGAAAAAGTGGAGGCAAGAGTGTTAGGAGAAACTGAATATAAAGGGAAGAAATATATAGCTATAGCAAAAACTTACTGA
- the pheS gene encoding phenylalanine--tRNA ligase subunit alpha, with translation MLHIDEKRLLKVFQDKGKEILDINEVQLPKEKIMRVSLWLKGKNLLDIEEKKREKVKVVNKKPFPERKIANYLKEIGKNEIEIKELKNILDKEEINAALGAIKRKGIAKVEKGKIIFDNLDYYDEEEEILKRLEGKYLDELSEEEKKYLNILKKRGYLDIDEEKEIKLKLTEKGKELIKEPIVIEEEINQLNREIIISGKWRKAKIREYDIKAPTKEIYPAKLHPLTRIIREVKEILLSMGFKEVKSPLVETEFWNFDVLFEPQDHPAREMHDTFFLKYPCKGEVPKDLLERVKEVHLKYWRIFDKSVSERLILRTHTTAATIRYLASLEEDEKVKPHKVFCIDRVFRNEAIDYKHLPEFYQCDGIIMADNVNFNNLIGVLREFLKRLGFEKVRFRPAYFPFTEPSLEAEIYLENKGWLEILGAGIFRPELLEPLGIKKPVLAWGIGFSRLAMLKYGLTDIRDLHKNDLNWLRRV, from the coding sequence ATGCTCCATATTGATGAGAAAAGGTTATTAAAGGTTTTCCAAGATAAAGGAAAAGAGATTTTAGATATTAATGAGGTACAGTTACCAAAAGAAAAAATTATGAGAGTTTCTCTATGGTTAAAAGGAAAAAATTTATTAGATATTGAAGAGAAAAAAAGAGAAAAGGTTAAAGTTGTTAATAAAAAACCATTTCCTGAAAGAAAAATAGCTAATTATTTAAAGGAGATAGGAAAGAATGAAATTGAAATAAAAGAGTTAAAGAACATTTTAGATAAAGAAGAAATAAATGCTGCCCTGGGAGCTATAAAAAGAAAGGGGATAGCTAAAGTTGAAAAAGGAAAAATAATTTTTGATAATTTAGATTATTATGATGAAGAAGAAGAGATTTTAAAGAGGTTAGAGGGTAAGTATTTAGATGAGCTTTCAGAAGAAGAGAAAAAATATTTAAATATACTAAAAAAAAGAGGTTATTTAGATATTGATGAAGAAAAAGAGATAAAACTAAAGCTTACTGAAAAAGGGAAGGAGTTAATAAAAGAACCAATTGTTATTGAGGAAGAAATTAATCAACTTAATAGGGAAATAATAATTAGTGGAAAGTGGAGGAAAGCTAAAATAAGAGAGTATGATATAAAAGCTCCAACTAAAGAAATATACCCTGCTAAACTTCATCCATTAACAAGAATCATTAGAGAGGTTAAAGAAATATTACTATCAATGGGTTTTAAAGAGGTTAAAAGTCCATTAGTAGAAACAGAATTTTGGAATTTTGATGTTCTATTTGAGCCTCAAGATCACCCTGCAAGGGAGATGCATGATACTTTCTTCTTAAAATACCCATGTAAAGGAGAAGTTCCAAAGGATCTATTGGAGAGAGTTAAGGAAGTACATTTAAAGTATTGGAGGATATTTGATAAAAGTGTATCTGAAAGATTGATTTTAAGAACCCATACAACAGCAGCTACTATAAGATATCTTGCCTCTCTAGAAGAAGATGAGAAAGTTAAACCACATAAAGTATTTTGTATTGATAGGGTATTTAGAAATGAAGCTATTGATTACAAACACTTGCCAGAGTTTTATCAATGTGATGGCATAATAATGGCTGATAATGTGAATTTCAACAATTTAATAGGTGTTTTAAGAGAATTTTTAAAAAGATTAGGCTTTGAAAAAGTTAGATTTAGACCAGCATATTTCCCATTTACAGAACCTTCATTAGAAGCTGAAATATATTTAGAAAATAAAGGATGGTTAGAGATATTAGGAGCAGGGATATTTAGGCCAGAATTATTAGAACCATTGGGGATAAAAAAACCAGTTCTAGCTTGGGGTATAGGGTTTAGTAGGTTAGCTATGTTGAAGTATGGATTAACAGATATAAGAGATCTACATAAAAATGACTTAAACTGGTTAAGGAGGGTGTAA
- the hisA gene encoding 1-(5-phosphoribosyl)-5-[(5-phosphoribosylamino)methylideneamino]imidazole-4-carboxamide isomerase, with protein MIIMPAIDLKDGKCVQLVQGDPNKKLFESDDVIGIAKKFEKFADCLHIVDLNAALNMGNNRELIRKIINSISIPAQVGGGIRDVDVAKEIIDFGAERIIVGTRAILDKEFIDELKSELGKKKIVLAVEEREGKVVIKGWKEKIDKTPLEIIKEFENKVGYILYTNVNVEGLLKGIDLKKIEDIVNNSKLPIIYSGGITKLDDLINLKRLNVYGAVIGSAIYKGLIKLEDLKKVK; from the coding sequence TTGATAATAATGCCAGCTATAGATTTAAAAGATGGAAAATGTGTCCAACTTGTCCAAGGAGATCCAAATAAGAAGTTATTTGAGAGTGATGATGTTATAGGAATAGCTAAGAAATTTGAAAAGTTTGCTGATTGCTTACACATAGTTGATCTAAATGCAGCATTAAATATGGGGAATAATAGGGAGCTAATAAGGAAAATAATAAATTCCATATCAATTCCTGCACAAGTTGGTGGGGGGATAAGGGATGTTGATGTAGCTAAAGAGATTATTGATTTTGGAGCAGAAAGAATAATTGTTGGGACAAGGGCAATATTAGATAAAGAGTTTATTGATGAGTTAAAGAGTGAGCTAGGAAAAAAGAAGATAGTTTTAGCAGTTGAGGAGAGAGAGGGTAAGGTTGTTATAAAAGGTTGGAAGGAGAAGATAGATAAAACACCTTTAGAAATTATAAAGGAGTTTGAAAATAAGGTAGGGTATATTTTATATACAAATGTCAATGTTGAAGGACTATTAAAAGGAATAGATCTAAAAAAAATAGAAGATATTGTAAATAATTCTAAATTACCAATCATCTATTCTGGTGGGATAACAAAATTAGATGATCTTATAAATTTAAAGAGGTTAAATGTCTATGGAGCAGTTATTGGATCAGCTATTTATAAAGGCTTAATAAAATTAGAAGATTTAAAAAAGGTGAAATAA
- the rimI gene encoding ribosomal protein S18-alanine N-acetyltransferase: MIIRKFTSKDLEDVEAIEKEAFKHPYPTQLLLGLWINYPDCFYVAEVNNKVVGYIVGMMDWGNGHIVSLAVKKEYRRRGIGSLLLKTLENYYFNVAKCNYIVLEVRVSNIAARKFYYKMGYRDRKLIPRYYEDGEDAILMIKKRKNAKGVLIVSLW; the protein is encoded by the coding sequence ATGATAATTAGAAAATTCACATCTAAGGACTTGGAAGATGTTGAAGCAATAGAAAAAGAAGCATTTAAACATCCCTATCCCACACAACTTTTATTAGGCTTATGGATAAACTATCCTGACTGTTTCTATGTAGCTGAAGTTAATAATAAGGTTGTAGGATACATAGTAGGTATGATGGATTGGGGGAATGGACATATAGTATCATTAGCTGTAAAGAAGGAATATAGAAGAAGAGGGATAGGTAGTTTATTATTAAAAACTTTGGAAAACTACTATTTCAATGTGGCAAAATGTAACTATATTGTTTTAGAAGTTAGGGTGTCTAATATAGCTGCAAGAAAGTTTTATTATAAGATGGGATATAGAGATAGAAAGCTTATACCAAGATATTATGAAGATGGAGAAGATGCTATTTTAATGATAAAGAAGAGGAAAAATGCAAAAGGTGTATTAATTGTCTCTTTATGGTGA
- a CDS encoding coenzyme F420-0:L-glutamate ligase, translated as MRAYPIRTRYIKRGENFIPIVLEAIRKSNIRLEDGDVIILSEKMVSTAEGNFIDEEQFKPSILAYLCYYWSKYIWGYLLGKIFLKEEKIKSLRKMPKRESLKHKQMIIETLGLRYALKPYAEGGVDLTNVPLTYANPLPKEPKKWAEMLYHEIKREFNVNVLVMIADTDATYKVLNFYVTALPYAIDGIISGLGFFGFLLGKIAEKLKIGGFIGGTPLAIAGEMRYGIKELARMAYIADRVQNNIKNVNELLERYNTYVITEDILEKMEHTPIVIIKVREEWKRE; from the coding sequence ATGAGAGCCTATCCAATAAGGACAAGATATATTAAGAGGGGAGAAAATTTTATTCCAATAGTCTTAGAAGCTATTAGGAAGAGTAATATAAGGTTGGAAGATGGTGATGTAATTATTCTAAGTGAAAAAATGGTTTCTACAGCTGAAGGTAATTTTATAGATGAGGAACAATTTAAACCTTCTATATTAGCTTATCTCTGCTATTATTGGAGTAAATATATTTGGGGTTATTTGTTGGGTAAGATATTTTTAAAAGAGGAAAAAATAAAAAGTTTAAGAAAAATGCCAAAAAGAGAAAGTTTAAAGCATAAGCAAATGATTATAGAAACATTGGGGTTAAGATATGCATTAAAGCCTTATGCTGAGGGAGGAGTTGATTTAACAAATGTTCCATTAACTTATGCTAACCCTTTACCAAAAGAACCAAAAAAATGGGCAGAAATGCTTTATCATGAAATAAAGAGAGAGTTTAATGTAAATGTATTAGTTATGATTGCTGACACAGATGCAACTTATAAGGTTTTAAATTTCTATGTTACAGCTTTACCTTATGCTATTGATGGAATTATCAGTGGATTGGGATTTTTTGGATTTTTACTAGGAAAAATTGCTGAAAAGCTGAAAATAGGTGGTTTTATAGGAGGAACTCCATTAGCTATTGCTGGAGAAATGAGATATGGGATAAAAGAGTTAGCAAGGATGGCTTATATAGCAGATAGGGTTCAAAACAATATTAAAAATGTTAATGAATTATTAGAAAGATATAACACATATGTGATAACTGAAGATATTTTAGAAAAAATGGAGCATACCCCAATAGTGATAATAAAGGTTAGAGAAGAATGGAAGAGAGAATAA